The Armatimonadota bacterium genomic interval GCTCATATAACAGACGTCCTCTGATCAGCCTCTGCCAGATCGGGCGTCCCGAGTTCGCTCGCAGAGCGTTCACGTAGTTGTCCGAATTGAGATAGATCACGTCGCCGTAGACTTTCGCTCCGACCGTCGGCGACAGACGCGTGAAGCTCTTGACCCAGTTGATCCGGCGCGTGACGATGCTGATCGAGTAAATCTTTGCTGCGCTGGTGAAGACAATGACGTTGTCCTGCCATGTGTCCATCGAGGAGTACAGGCTTTCGCCTAGATTGATCGCGTTGGGCCAGATCGGTTGGCCCGTCGTCAGATTGACGGCCATGATTTCACCGCTCGCCATGCCGAACACGACGCTGTCAGCAGCGAAAACTGGAGTCGAGATGATAGAACTGTCCGCAAGGTAAAGCCACAGGCGTTTTCCAGTCTCCTTGTCGACGGCGTACACGGTCTTGTCATCGTCGGCGGCTATCAGCACGTCGCCGGCCAACATCGCACCGGTGAGAAAGTTGGTTTCGAGAGGCGCGCCCAGTGGGTACCGCCATATCTGATTGCCGGTCTCCAGGTCGAGGCAGTACATGCGCGACCCAACTGCCGCATATACGCGACCGTTCTCGACAATCGGAGAACCAGATGGCCGGGCGTTGATTCGCTCCGCCCAGCGCCAGGCGATAGGCGCAGGTCCGTCAAAGTCCGCTAAAGCCGTTCCTGCGAACGTCAACGCTAATATCGCCAACAGAAATCGCTGTATCAAAGCCATCGTAAGAATCTTCATCGCTACACGTTCCGTACAACCTGACTTACAGGAGTATATCGAGGGCATTGCGTGTTTGTCTATGCGCTCTGCTATTCGGACGCTCCATCGACGAGAATGGTCACGGCACACCAAGGACATGACTGACCGGGCCTAGTCGGGAATCAGGCCCGAACGACTCCCGGTGGACTCGGATTGAACCGACAATTCTGGTAGAATTCACCCGCTTGCGGGCCCGTAGCTCAGTTGGTTAGAGCGCACCCCTGATAAGGGTGAGGTCACGTGTTCGAATCACGTCGGGCCCACCAATTCTCATCAAACTTCCTTTTTTTGTAAAGAATCGATCAGGCGCGAGAATTCCAAGCTAAACTGAACTCGTGGAATCCTGCTCGCGATACTAGGGTTTCCGGTTCTTTGATATGCAGGCACAGCTTTTGGACGTTGGAAGAGTAAGAGATCAGTTTCCGGCCATTCACCAAACGATCAATGGTTATCCGTTGGCGTATCTGGACAGCGCGGCATCCGCCCAGCGTCCTGAGGTCGTGTTGCAGTCAATGGATCGGTTCTACCGCCATGACAACGCGAATGTACACCGCGGCGCCCATGCCTTGAGCGATAGGGCGACTGAGGGGTTCGAGCGGGCCCGCGAGAACGTCCGAGCCTTCGTCAACGCTGCGTCGGTAGACGAAATCGTATTCACGAAGGGGTGCACGGAATCTCTCAACCTCGTCGCCAGCTCTTGGGGAAAGGCCAATTTGCGCGAAGGCGACGAGATACTGATCTCAGGGCTCGAGCACCATTCGAACATAGTGCCTTGGCAGTTGGTGGCTGACGAGACGGGAGCGCGTTTGCGATCGATTCCCGTGACAGATTCGGCGGAGTTGGACCTCGAAGAGCTGGAGGGCATGCTGACCGAGCGGGTGAAAGCGGTTGCGGTCAAGCACGTGTGCAACGCAACCGGCACGATCTCTCCGATTCGGGAGATCGTCAAAATGGCGCACTCCGTCGGTGCCGTTGCCGTCGTCGACGGCGCGCAGGCGCTGGCGCACGTTCCGGTAGACGTCCAGGCGTTGGACGTCGATTTCTACGCGATGTCCGCCCATAAAGTGTACGGTCCGATGGGCTTTGGCGCTCTCTACGGTCGTAAAGAGCTACTGAATGCAATGCGGCCATATCAGGGCGGCGGAGGGATGATTAAATCGGTAGCGATAGGTGAAATCACATACGCAGATCCGCCGGGACGGTTTGAGGCGGGAACCCCGCACGTAGCCGGAGCCATCGGCTTTGGCGAAGCTCTCCTCTTCATCGGTGGAATCGGAGTAGATGCTGCAGCCAAGCACGAAGATGCGCTGATGCGAAAGGCGGAGTCGGCGCTGCGCGAACTCGGGGGCGTGCGAATTGTGGGCGAGGCGAAGAACAAAGCTGCCATAGTTTCGTTCGTCATGGACTGCGCTCACCCGCACGACGTCGGCACGGTCTTGGACAAGTACGGCGTCGCCGTTAGGGCAGGCCACCACTGCTGCATGCCGTTGATGAGAAGGATGGGCGTACCCGCGACCACGCGCGCGTCGTTTGCTGCGTACAGCACTGTCGAAGACGTCGATCAGCTGGTCTCCGCCGTCGCACACGCCAAGGAGATCTTCTCTTGAGCCTCAGCGATCTGTATCAAGAGATCATCTTGGACCACGGTCGCAAGCCGAGGAACTTTGGAGAGATCGAGAATCCAACCCACACGGCACAGGGCTTCAATCCCCTCTGCGGGGATCACGTAAAGGTCCAGATTACGGTTCAAGCCGGTGTGGTCCAGGAGATTCGGTTCTCCGGTAGCGGCTGCGCCATCTCGACGGCCAGCGCCTCCATGATGACCCAACTGGTCAAGGGCAAACCGGTCGAGGCGGCGCTCGAGCTTTTCGATCGATTCCACAAATCCGTTGTTGGTGCAGCAGACGGCGATTCAGACGACTTGGGCGAGCTAAACTGCCTCTCGGGCGTACGGCAGTATCCTAATCGAATCAAGTGTGCGACCCTGCCCTGGCACGCCCTGAAGAGCGCGTTGCTGCAAGACCCTGACCCAGTTACGACCGAGTGAAAAGACAAATGCCAGACCGAATTGATCGAGTGAAGGACGAAAACAAGCTGAATTCCATCGAGCGTTCGATGGTCGAGTCCGAGGTGATCGAGGCGATCAGGACCGTGTTCGACCCCGAAATCCCCGTCAACGTCTACGATCTTGGCTTGATTTACGGAATCGAGGTTGATGAGGCAGGGAACGTGGGAATCGACATGACGCTGACATCGCCTGCTTGTCCGGTCGCCGAGACGCTGCCGCTCGAGGTCGAAAACAGTGCGGCGGCAGTGAATCGAGTCAAGCAGTGCAAGGTCACCATGGTGTGGGACCCGCCGTTCACAATCGACAGAATTCCGGAACATATCAGGCTAGAGTTGGGCTTGATGTAAAATACAGCCGTAACCTTGCCAACAATATAATGAATATAATACAGAGTCACAATCAGGTTGATTCACAGGGCAGGAGCGTGAAAGCAAGATGAAATTCAGTGCACAGGAAGAGTACGGGCTTCGATGCCTTGTGACGCTTGCGGGGGCTGACGATGGGGGCACGATGACTATCCCGGTAATAGCAAAGGCCGAGGGACTGACGCAGTCCCACGTTGCGAAGCTGCTCGCGCTTCTTCGCAAGAGCGGGTTTATCAACAGCACGCGTGGCCAAGCTGGCGGATACGCCCTGGCCCGTCCCGCCTCACAGATCAGAATTCGAGAGGCCTTGGATTGCCTCGGTGGACGGCTGTTCGCCGATGAGCACTGTTCGAGATATTCGGGCACGGTCGACGAATGTGTGCATACTTCTGACTGCGCACTGCACTCCCTTTGGAGCGACATCCAATCGGCGGTGGACTCGGTGACGGACCGTCTCACATTGGATCAGATTATCTGCAACAGCTCACCGATTCCGATACACTTGAGCGCAGCGTCCGGTTCTGCCACAGGACCGGGGAGGGGCAAGTCGTAGCGACTCACCGCAAGTCCATGGAGAACGCTGTGTCCGAAACGCCGAATCCGGTCGACTTTCCGGTATCGATTACCGAAGAGGCGCTAGCGCAGGTCAAGAGGCTCATCGAACGAAAGGGCGAGCCAGGTTGTTTTGTCCGACTCGGAGTGAAGGGCGGTGGGTGCAGCGGGCTCGAATACGTTTTTCGACTGGACACGAAACCGTCCAAGTTCGATCTTTCTAAGCGAATCGACGACGTTGAGTTCGTGTGCGACGCCAAGTCCGCAGCGTTCTTGAACGGCGCGACGCTTGTTTGGACCGGGAATCTAATCGGCGGGGGGTTCTCGTTCGACAATCCCAACGCGGTGCGGTCTTGCGGATGCGGTACCAGCTTTACGCCAAAGCCTTCGTCCTAGTCGTCGCTGTAGCCGCATAGACGCCGGTACATCTTGACGACCTTTGCGATGTACGCTTCGGTCTCTTTGTAGGGTGGGATGCCGCCGTACTTTTTGACCGCTCCTGGCCCGGCGTTATACGCCGCAAGCGCCAGAATCAATTTCTCATACTCGTCCTCGGCATCCTTCCCTTGGCGATCGAGATGACCGCGGATCGTGCGAACGGTCCCGTACAGATTCTGGCTGATGTCGAACGGGTCGGCGATGCCCAGCGCCTTGGCCGTTCCAGGCATGAGCTGGCCGAGCCCCATCGCGCCTGCGCCGCTGACGACGGTCGGGTCAAATCCGCTCTCGGCGAGCACCATCGCGAGAATCAGCCTGGCGTCAACGCCGTACTGAACGGAGTATGCGACGATTCCGAGCGCGATCTGATACACCTCGTCATCCGACAGCTTCTTGTTGTAGTGCCGGATGAACCCCATGTACTGGGGGAGAACAGCCGCGACCTGCGCAGAAATGACCGGTGTGTTCTCCTTTGTCGGCTGCGTGAGGAGCGGAATCTCGCCAGGCAACTGCTTCGGCCGCTCTGAATTCGACTTTGCGATCTCGTCCTGCCGTTTTCGCGCTTCAGCGGCTTTTCGCATCTCGTACTTCGCGATTTCGTGTTCAGGAATGACGCCGAGCAGCGTTATTTCCGGATCGGAGAATTCGGTCGCCCTGCTGGCGCTCACGAGAAGCCGGGCTCGGACGCCGCCTACCGTCAGCCACTCGGGAACTTCGCTGCACTCCACGAGAATCGGTCTTCCGGTCGTCGAGTTGATGATCAGCGTTATTCCCGCCGGACCGTCGATAGCTCCGGACACCGTCCCAGAGACCTCAAGCGTTCGCTCGCCGACGAGCGTCTCCAACGCCGCAACGCCTGCGGACTGGACGATTTTGTGCTCGGCTCTCAGTTTGAGATAGGTGTCGAGAGGCTCGTCAGTCCCGATCGACGGACTCGCGGTGCTCAGCGCTATAGCTGCCAACAGGATGTTCATGCTTCGGCGAATTCGTTCTGGCGGACAGACCGGGATTCGAACCCGGGAGGAAACTTTCGCCTCCTACTCCCTTAGCAGGGGAGCGCTTTCGACCACTCAGCCATCTGTCCGCTAGCCTCATTATAGCTATGCCAACCAAAATTCAAAGGCTGATTTCGCCTTTCGACGCTGGTGCGAATTCACGGATCCGCCCTAAGGATGCCTGCTCCCTGCGCCAACCATTGTGCTGGATGTAGGCTCGCTTTGCACCTCGCTTACGGGCCAACAGGGGCGATTTAACATCCGAGGACAACAAGCTAACCGCAAAACACGAGTCAGCGACAGCTGACAACGGGTATTCGGCGTCCCGCCTCGGCGGGGCGTCTTTTTTTGCCATAATCCACGCATGTTGCTGGAAGGCAGACGGGGTCTTGTGCTCAACGTCACGAACAAGAACAGCATTGGTTGGGCGTGTGCCGAGGCCGCAACGCTTCACGGCGCCGAAGTAGGCGTTGGCGCAGTCAATGAGAAGACGCTGTCGCGGGTGAACGCACTAGCGGAGGGCAACGACCGGATGAAGACGTTCTGCGTGGACTTCTGCGACGACGATCAGATAGAAGCGCTGGTCAGCGACGTCAGCGACAGGCTTGGCAAGATCGACTTCTTCGTTCACTCGGCCGCGTTTGCAAAGCGTGAGGACTTAGAGGGCCGTTTCATCGAAACATCTCGCGGCGGATTCGCAGTGGCGATGGACGTGTCGTGCTATTCGCTAGTCGCGCTCTGCCGCGCCCTCGAACCGATCATGAACGACGACGCAAGCGTGATGTGCATGTCGTACCTCGGGTCGTCGCGCGCTGTCGGCAACTACAACGTAATGGGCGTCGCAAAGGCGGCGCTGGAATCGACGGTTCGGTACTTGGCGCAGGACCTCGGTGGCCGGGGTATTCGCGTCAACACGATCAGCCCAGGTCCGATGAACACGGTCTCGGCTCGTGGAGTGAAAGGACTTATCGAGATGATCGAAACGGTCAAGGAGAAGGCTCCGTTGAAGCGCGACTATGGCCAGAGCGAGGTGGCCGCAACCGCCGTTTATCTGATGTCCGACCTAAGTCGAGGCGTGACCGGCCAGCTGATCTACGTCGACAGTGGTTACAACATCGTCGGTCTGGCCTAAGCATGCGGGTTCTTACGGTGCCAAACTGGTCTTTCGGGCGCGACACGGACTTGCTGCGGCGGTTCGATTCGATCTTGAGCGAACGCGCCGTGGACGTGCACTACCTGGCTTCCGACGTTGACCACAACCGCACGGTGAGCGCTTTTTCCGGCTCGACCGACGCCGTTGAGGGCTGCCTGATCGCGATGTGCGGGGAGGCGTTCGACAGGGTTGATTTGAACAGGCACGTCGGGGTTCACCCCCGGATCGGCGCGCTCGATGTGTGTCCTTTCGTTCACCCTTGGCGAGACGACGACAATGACCTCCATGCCTGGGTTGAATCCATCGGGGGGGCGATTGCCGAGAAGTTCGAGGTGCCGGTTTTCCTGTACGAGCTGTCAGAGCGCGGACGCCACGCAGCGGACTTGCCAACGCTCAGAAAAGGCGGATTCGGCTCTCTCTTGGACCGGAAGATCGAACCTGACTTCGGCCCGAACGTCGCGCACGAGCGGCTCGGCGCAACTGTGCTTGGGCTCAGGCCGTTCCTCATCGCGATCAACGTGAACCTCAAGGCCGAGGACGGGCGAGTCGCCAAGCAGATCGCCAAAGAAATTCGCGATGGCCGCAAGGCGGGCGACGAGCGGTTCGCCGGAGTCCGAGCCCTCGGCCTTGCGATACCATCGCGCGAGATGTCGCAAGTAAGCCTCAATCTGACGCAGCCAGATCGAACCCATCTGGACTCGCTCGTACAAACGATCTCAGTCAGCGCCCAAGCGCTCGGTACCGAGGTGATCGGCACGGAGCTGATCGGTGTGATTCGAGACGTAGACATGGAGCACACGACGATCGTCGATGTGCGGCCTGAGCAGGTGATCGCGACGAGATGAGGCCGTTCGACATCGGTTTCCTCGGCGGCGGCCAGCTCGCGCGCATGTCGATTCACGCCGCCCAGAGAATGGGCCTTGCTTGTCTGTCGCTCGACCCGGGAACCGATACGCCAGCGAGCCAGGTTGCCAAGGCGATCGCCGGCAGCCTGAGTGACACCATGCACGTCGCAGAGCTGTTTCGCTCTTGCGAACGCGTCACGCTTGAGAACGAGTTCATTCCGGCGGAGACGATCCGCGACGCGATGAAGCTAGCCGGACGCGAAGAGAGCGCCTTGCTGCCCGGAACGTCGTCACTGGAGACGACGCAGGACAAGCTTCTGCAAAGGCGCACATACGACAAACACGGCGTGCCGAGTCCGAAGGCTGTCGCGCTTTCAGACGATGGCGAGGAAGCAGTGGCGAAGATCGGTTTTCCGATGGTGCTGAAGTCTCGGTTCGGCGGATACGACGGCAAAGGGACGCGCTACGCAAACGATCTCGCCGAGCTGGACAGCTTCAATCGCCTTTGGCGCGACGGCGGCTGGTTGGCAGAGCAGTTCGTGGCGTTCCGGCGTGAGTTAAGCGTCATGGTCTGCCGCAGCGCCCAGCAGACGACCTGCTTTCCGACGGTCGAGACACGCCAGTCCAATCTCGTGTGCGACCTCGTCCTGCCGTGCGACGCGGACGCCCGCGAAGTCGCCGTCTCGGCGGTCGAGGCGATCGACGGGTTCGGGCTGTTCGGCGTGGAGATGTTCGAGTTGGAGAGCGGCGACATCGAGGTCAATGAGATCGCACCGCGACCGCACAACGCCGGGCACTACACGCTGGACTGGGGAGGCGTCAGCCAGTTCGAGGCCCACATCAGGCTCGTCATGGGTCTGCCGCTGCCAGCGCTCTCGGGACAGGAGGTCTGCATGGCAAATTTGCTGGGCATCGAGGGGGCTGTCAACCTCCGGGGCGCAGTCGCCGCAGCGATGGGGCCAGACGCCGCTGTATTCGTCCACTGGTACGGCAAGCGCGAGGTTCGAGACGGTAGGAAGATGGGGCATTTGAACGCGGTAGGCGCCGATTGCGTCCAGCGCGCCCATGCCGCGAGGGAGCGTTTTCTACGCGCCTGGGCGGGTGCCTGAGACGCCAGCTGCCCGGAGGCAAGAACCCGGCTCCGGTATAATCGCCCCGTTGTGTTGGCGCCGAAGTGCGGTGCCGTGTTGGAGTTGTTGATGGCTACGTTGCATGTCCAGAGTCGCGAGAGGGCGAATAGCGCAGAGGTGCGCCGCTTGCGCAAGAAGGGCATCTTGCCGATGGCCCTCATCGTCAAAGGGAAGGGCACTCGCCTCGTGCAGGCTACCGCGAGCGAAGTGAGGTCAACGATCCGATCCGCAGGCGGTGTCGCCGTCTTCGGTCTTGACGTCGATGGCGAATCTCGCCAAATGAACGTCGTCATCAAAGACGTCCAGCGCGACGTCATCAGCCGTGCGGTCGTGCACTTGACTCTTCAGGAGGTCAAGGAGGACGACATCATCAAGATGCAGGTGCCGGTCATCATCGAGGGCGAGCCGGAAGCCGTGAAACAGCGCGAGTCGACTCTGTTGGTTCCACTCGTGTTGATCGAGGTGCAGGCGAGGCCCGGTGACATTCCCGCCTCGATCACGCTAGACGTTTCGGGCATGGGACCGAACGACAAGATCGTGATCGCAGACGTTGATTTTCCAGAAGGCGTAGTCTCGATCCATCCTGACGATGCGGTCATCGTGACGACCGCGCCAGCCAAGGTGGTTTCGCTCGAAGTTCCTGTAGCAGAGGGCGAAGAGGCCGTTGTCGAGGAAGAGCTCGCCGAGGGCGAGGAATTGGCGGAGGGCGAAGAGGCTGCAGAGGGCGAAGCGACGGAGGAAGGCGCAGAGGGAGCAGCCGAGGGAGCCGAACCGAAGGCGTCAGAAGAGAAAAAGTATTAGACATCCTCGTTGGGAAAAAGAAGGCGGCCACCTATTGCTAGGTGGCCGTTCTTCTATTCAATCCCTGGTGGAGGCGGGGGGAATTGAACCCCCTTCCAAAACCGCCGTACCCAAAGCGTCCACGAGCGTCTCCCTCAAACTAGTTTTCAGAGTCCGCTAATGCCTGAGGGCGGGCCACGCGGTCACCTAGCCTGATTTTTTTAGGCCGCTGGGCTGCAGGCGGAAGCCTCAACGGACGATTCAGCTTTTACGCGGCTAGCTTCAGACCCGGCTAAAACGGTTCCAAAGGGCCCGCAGCAGTTTTAGGCTGCGTAGGCGAAGTTATCGTTCGCAGTTACGTTTATTTGCCGCTTTTTACGAGGCCAGCGGCGCCTCGGCTCGCAACTAAGGGTCGGTCCGGCTCTGTCGAACCCTGACGCCCCCATCGCTCTCGACAGTATATAACATCGGTCGGAAGAAAGTTGTTCCATGGCGAATATATGTCTTACAGGACTTATAAGACTTATCCTGCGGATCACATCAATCTATCAAGCCCAACGACGAAATCGCTCAAGCCCTGCACCTTTCGCACAGCCAGCTTCACCCCTTCCATGAACGACGAACGGCTCATCGAATCGTGGCGGATCGAGAGCACCTCGCCGGGGCCGCCGAACATCACCTGCTGGTGCGCGACCAGGCCCGGCAGGCGCACGCTGTGAACGTGCACACCGTCGACGGACGCGCCGCGCGCCCCTTCAAACTTCACGACTTGCGTCGGGTCTTCACCGGGCTCGCCGCGGGCCGACGCGATCAACTGCGCAGTATAAATCCCGGTTCCCGACGGCGCATCCCTTTTGCCGTCGTGGTGCATCTCGATCACCTCCGCATCGGGCATCCACCGGGCCGCCTCTTCCGCAAACCGCATCATCAGCACCGCTCCGATTGCAAAGTTCGGCACGAGAATCCCGCCGACGCCATTCAGTCTGCATGCGTCGGAGACTTCTTCCTGCTGCAATCGCGAAAGGCCGCTCGCCCCGATCACCGGACACACGCCGCTGTTCGCCGCGCGCACCGCGTGCTCCGTTGCGCTGTCCGCGTGTGTGAACTCGACCAGCACGTCGCAGTCCTCGACCGGCTCCGGCAGGAAGTTCGTGATCGACAGGCCAACGAGCGGCGACTGAACGTTCTCGCCGGTATCGACGGCCAGCGTCAGCTGCATATCCTCACAAGAGTCGAGCGCTCGCAAGGTTTCGGACCCCATGCGCCCGGCGGCGCCGACGACCCCAACGCGAATCCGGTTCGTCATATCAGTCAACTCGCTCGAGTACCGTGCCGCTGTCCCGCAATTCGATGCGCACCGGATCACCTTCGTCGTCTACCCAAGCCTTCGTCTTGTCGTACATGACGAGGTGCGTCTTGACCTGTCTGCCGTTCACCGTGATCGTTCGCTCGCCCATATATACGACGACCGTTTCTACCCATGTGCGGGTCTGCAAGTCGAATCGGAAAAAGGTCGTGCGTCCGCCTGCTGGAATCTTGTCGCGGATGAACCAGAACTCTGACTTAGCGGCGATCGGTTTGCCAATCGGCCTCTCGACGCGCCCCGTGCCTCTCTCACCCGCGGAACGGATTTCGAGGTTGACTCCGGTCGAGTCGAACGTTGCGATGATCGTCTGCTTCGATCCTCCCGGCGAGGTCGCTGACTGGAGCTTTCGTATGGGGAAGCCGCGCTTGTCGTAGACCGACTCCTGAATTATCGTGACGATCTGCCCGTCCGCGCTGCGCAGCTCGAGGGTCAATTGGACGTATTTCGATCCGTCCTCCTGAATTCTGTTGACCAGCGTGCCCGTGCCGCGCAAACCGGACTTGCCGCTCACCTTCAGCTTGGTTTCCCCAGCAAAGCACACACATGCCAGCCCCAGGAGGGCAACAGTCAACAGGTTCTTCATCGTCTTCGCACCAGTCTAGCGGTTTTCTTTGATGGCCCGGCACAATCGCGTAGTCATCGACCATAAATGCTCGCATCCCGCGCGTGAACAAATCGTATACAGTATGAATGAACGATGGATGACGCGCGAGACCGACTGACGACGGACGAAGACGTCGATGAAATTCTAAAGCTGGCCGTGCGACGCCAGGGCGGCTCACACGGCGACCTGCGCGCGCGAATGCTTGAAGCAGCGGACGAACTTGGAATATCCGACTCGGATCTGCAACAGGCCGAAGATGAGTACTTGCAGCAGAAGATCGACCGCGATGAGTTCGATGAATTCAGACGCAAGCAAAGGCGCGAGTTTCGCCAGCACCTGTTCTGCTACGTGGTCACCAACGCGCTGCTCGTTGGAATCGATGTCATGGCTGACGGGGGGATTGACTGGGCGATGTGGTCGATACTCGGATGGGGCATCGGTATCGCGTCCCATGCCTGGGCCACGCTGAATAGCGACAGTCAGCCGTTCCAAGAGGAGTTTGAGAAGTTTCGCGACAAGAAGAGAAGGCGCGCTCGCAACCGCCCAGTATAATCCTGGCGATGGCGACCCGCGATCCGATGACGTTGCGAGTTCCTGCTAGTTGCCGACCCGGTCAGCAGGACAAATCTGCGCGACTTTTCACTGAGAGCGTGGAAGAGTACGTCGAGGGCATTTACCGCTTGCAAAAGGAGATGGACAAGGTCACAACCGGCGAGATCGCGACCTACATGATCGTCACGCCCGCGTCGGCGACGAACATGATCAAGAAGCTCGCCGCTCTCGGCCTGGTTGACCACGTGCCGTATCAGGGCATCAAGCTGACGAAGCACGGCGAGAAGATGGCCCGACAAATGACGCGCGCGCACCGCGTGATCGAACGGTTCCTCGTCGACGAACTTGGCCTTCCTTGGAACGACGTTCACGAACTTGCCTGTAAGCTGGAACACTACATCAACGACGACATCATCGACATCATCGACGACAAGCTCGGCCATCCGACGACCTGTCCCCACGGCAACCCGATAGACGCGGACGCTCCCGATTCCAGTTTCCGTCTCGAAGAGGCTTCATCCGGTCCGTTGACCGTCGTGCGGATCAGCGACGAG includes:
- the sufS gene encoding SufS family cysteine desulfurase, which produces MDVGRVRDQFPAIHQTINGYPLAYLDSAASAQRPEVVLQSMDRFYRHDNANVHRGAHALSDRATEGFERARENVRAFVNAASVDEIVFTKGCTESLNLVASSWGKANLREGDEILISGLEHHSNIVPWQLVADETGARLRSIPVTDSAELDLEELEGMLTERVKAVAVKHVCNATGTISPIREIVKMAHSVGAVAVVDGAQALAHVPVDVQALDVDFYAMSAHKVYGPMGFGALYGRKELLNAMRPYQGGGGMIKSVAIGEITYADPPGRFEAGTPHVAGAIGFGEALLFIGGIGVDAAAKHEDALMRKAESALRELGGVRIVGEAKNKAAIVSFVMDCAHPHDVGTVLDKYGVAVRAGHHCCMPLMRRMGVPATTRASFAAYSTVEDVDQLVSAVAHAKEIFS
- a CDS encoding SUF system NifU family Fe-S cluster assembly protein: MSLSDLYQEIILDHGRKPRNFGEIENPTHTAQGFNPLCGDHVKVQITVQAGVVQEIRFSGSGCAISTASASMMTQLVKGKPVEAALELFDRFHKSVVGAADGDSDDLGELNCLSGVRQYPNRIKCATLPWHALKSALLQDPDPVTTE
- a CDS encoding DUF59 domain-containing protein, whose amino-acid sequence is MPDRIDRVKDENKLNSIERSMVESEVIEAIRTVFDPEIPVNVYDLGLIYGIEVDEAGNVGIDMTLTSPACPVAETLPLEVENSAAAVNRVKQCKVTMVWDPPFTIDRIPEHIRLELGLM
- a CDS encoding Rrf2 family transcriptional regulator; its protein translation is MKFSAQEEYGLRCLVTLAGADDGGTMTIPVIAKAEGLTQSHVAKLLALLRKSGFINSTRGQAGGYALARPASQIRIREALDCLGGRLFADEHCSRYSGTVDECVHTSDCALHSLWSDIQSAVDSVTDRLTLDQIICNSSPIPIHLSAASGSATGPGRGKS
- a CDS encoding iron-sulfur cluster assembly accessory protein, translating into MENAVSETPNPVDFPVSITEEALAQVKRLIERKGEPGCFVRLGVKGGGCSGLEYVFRLDTKPSKFDLSKRIDDVEFVCDAKSAAFLNGATLVWTGNLIGGGFSFDNPNAVRSCGCGTSFTPKPSS
- a CDS encoding lytic transglycosylase domain-containing protein — translated: MRKAAEARKRQDEIAKSNSERPKQLPGEIPLLTQPTKENTPVISAQVAAVLPQYMGFIRHYNKKLSDDEVYQIALGIVAYSVQYGVDARLILAMVLAESGFDPTVVSGAGAMGLGQLMPGTAKALGIADPFDISQNLYGTVRTIRGHLDRQGKDAEDEYEKLILALAAYNAGPGAVKKYGGIPPYKETEAYIAKVVKMYRRLCGYSDD
- a CDS encoding enoyl-ACP reductase, whose amino-acid sequence is MLLEGRRGLVLNVTNKNSIGWACAEAATLHGAEVGVGAVNEKTLSRVNALAEGNDRMKTFCVDFCDDDQIEALVSDVSDRLGKIDFFVHSAAFAKREDLEGRFIETSRGGFAVAMDVSCYSLVALCRALEPIMNDDASVMCMSYLGSSRAVGNYNVMGVAKAALESTVRYLAQDLGGRGIRVNTISPGPMNTVSARGVKGLIEMIETVKEKAPLKRDYGQSEVAATAVYLMSDLSRGVTGQLIYVDSGYNIVGLA
- a CDS encoding ATP-grasp domain-containing protein, translating into MRPFDIGFLGGGQLARMSIHAAQRMGLACLSLDPGTDTPASQVAKAIAGSLSDTMHVAELFRSCERVTLENEFIPAETIRDAMKLAGREESALLPGTSSLETTQDKLLQRRTYDKHGVPSPKAVALSDDGEEAVAKIGFPMVLKSRFGGYDGKGTRYANDLAELDSFNRLWRDGGWLAEQFVAFRRELSVMVCRSAQQTTCFPTVETRQSNLVCDLVLPCDADAREVAVSAVEAIDGFGLFGVEMFELESGDIEVNEIAPRPHNAGHYTLDWGGVSQFEAHIRLVMGLPLPALSGQEVCMANLLGIEGAVNLRGAVAAAMGPDAAVFVHWYGKREVRDGRKMGHLNAVGADCVQRAHAARERFLRAWAGA
- a CDS encoding 50S ribosomal protein L25 → MATLHVQSRERANSAEVRRLRKKGILPMALIVKGKGTRLVQATASEVRSTIRSAGGVAVFGLDVDGESRQMNVVIKDVQRDVISRAVVHLTLQEVKEDDIIKMQVPVIIEGEPEAVKQRESTLLVPLVLIEVQARPGDIPASITLDVSGMGPNDKIVIADVDFPEGVVSIHPDDAVIVTTAPAKVVSLEVPVAEGEEAVVEEELAEGEELAEGEEAAEGEATEEGAEGAAEGAEPKASEEKKY
- a CDS encoding 4-hydroxy-tetrahydrodipicolinate reductase; this encodes MTNRIRVGVVGAAGRMGSETLRALDSCEDMQLTLAVDTGENVQSPLVGLSITNFLPEPVEDCDVLVEFTHADSATEHAVRAANSGVCPVIGASGLSRLQQEEVSDACRLNGVGGILVPNFAIGAVLMMRFAEEAARWMPDAEVIEMHHDGKRDAPSGTGIYTAQLIASARGEPGEDPTQVVKFEGARGASVDGVHVHSVRLPGLVAHQQVMFGGPGEVLSIRHDSMSRSSFMEGVKLAVRKVQGLSDFVVGLDRLM
- a CDS encoding 2TM domain-containing protein; the encoded protein is MDDARDRLTTDEDVDEILKLAVRRQGGSHGDLRARMLEAADELGISDSDLQQAEDEYLQQKIDRDEFDEFRRKQRREFRQHLFCYVVTNALLVGIDVMADGGIDWAMWSILGWGIGIASHAWATLNSDSQPFQEEFEKFRDKKRRRARNRPV
- a CDS encoding metal-dependent transcriptional regulator; translation: MATRDPMTLRVPASCRPGQQDKSARLFTESVEEYVEGIYRLQKEMDKVTTGEIATYMIVTPASATNMIKKLAALGLVDHVPYQGIKLTKHGEKMARQMTRAHRVIERFLVDELGLPWNDVHELACKLEHYINDDIIDIIDDKLGHPTTCPHGNPIDADAPDSSFRLEEASSGPLTVVRISDERKEFLEHLEKIGLKPGVKFEAVGSTKIDRLIHLKVNGKKVTVGAEVARHLWVEPR